The Calditerrivibrio nitroreducens DSM 19672 genome window below encodes:
- a CDS encoding IS256 family transposase produces the protein MSNSKLNKTEVLNNVDFKELSKTCRSQEDLSSLTKEFMKNMIENILKSELEEHLEESEKNSKNGYYKKTVRSDAGSLELDIPRDRACEYEPKLILKGKRTISGIDEKIISLYSRGMSLRDIEKQVNDMYGVEMSDSLISRILDKIAPEISAWQSRTLESIYAIVYMDAMVFKVKDDNGYYRNKSLHFAIGITLEGKKDLLGMWLTNNEGAKFWLSVVTDLKNRGVEDILIASVDGLRGFSEAINSVFPKTIVQRCIIHQIRYSLKYVGSKYQKEFMSDLKRVYKAPTKSAAEDALEDLSAKWGEKYPMVINSWKTNWAELSTYFEYSEPIRRIIYTTNTVEGFNRQIRKITKSKGGFTNDDALFKIVFLVYKDISKKWDKAISNWAEIMSQLSIVFNERIAGHLS, from the coding sequence ATGTCAAATTCAAAATTAAACAAAACAGAAGTACTGAACAATGTAGATTTTAAAGAGTTGAGTAAAACTTGCAGAAGTCAGGAAGATTTATCTTCATTAACCAAGGAATTTATGAAGAATATGATAGAAAATATTCTTAAATCTGAACTTGAGGAGCATCTGGAAGAATCAGAAAAGAATAGTAAAAATGGATACTACAAGAAGACAGTTCGCAGTGATGCTGGCAGTTTAGAATTAGATATTCCCCGAGACAGAGCATGTGAATATGAGCCGAAATTGATTCTCAAAGGCAAGCGAACAATAAGTGGTATTGATGAGAAGATAATAAGTCTTTATTCCCGTGGAATGAGCCTTAGAGACATAGAAAAGCAGGTAAATGATATGTATGGTGTAGAGATGTCAGACAGTTTAATATCTAGGATATTAGATAAGATAGCACCAGAAATCAGTGCCTGGCAGAGTCGCACATTAGAGAGCATTTATGCTATTGTTTATATGGATGCTATGGTATTTAAGGTGAAAGATGATAATGGTTATTACAGGAATAAATCGTTACATTTTGCAATAGGAATAACGCTTGAGGGGAAAAAGGATTTACTTGGGATGTGGCTTACAAATAATGAGGGGGCTAAGTTTTGGCTTTCTGTTGTGACCGATTTAAAAAACAGGGGGGTAGAAGATATACTGATAGCCTCTGTGGATGGCTTGAGGGGTTTTTCAGAAGCTATAAACAGTGTGTTTCCCAAGACAATAGTCCAGCGTTGTATAATTCATCAGATAAGATATTCATTGAAATATGTTGGTTCAAAATATCAGAAAGAATTTATGTCAGATTTAAAGAGAGTATATAAGGCACCTACGAAATCTGCAGCAGAAGATGCTTTAGAAGATCTTTCTGCTAAATGGGGCGAAAAATATCCAATGGTTATTAATTCATGGAAAACAAACTGGGCCGAATTATCTACCTATTTTGAGTATTCAGAGCCTATTAGAAGGATAATATATACCACTAATACCGTTGAAGGTTTTAACAGGCAGATTCGAAAAATAACTAAGAGTAAAGGAGGATTTACCAATGATGATGCATTGTTTAAAATTGTATTTTTAGTTTATAAGGATATTTCCAAAAAATGGGACAAAGCTATTTCCAATTGGGCAGAAATAATGTCTCAGTTATCTATAGTATTCAATGAAAGAATTGCTGGACATCTGAGCTAA
- a CDS encoding cytochrome c biogenesis CcdA family protein, with protein MQELTLYGVFVAGLLTFLSPCVLPLLPGYISFISGESIDCLTTQGCKGAKLKAFFGAVFFGLGFTLVFVALGASATSVGKILNDYRIYFEKVAGVIVILLGIHLMGLFRINQLLIQKKWNYKKINAPFFVEAFLLGVAFVLGWTPCVGPILAGILSLAAKENTVSQGIFMLFIYSLGLWIPFLISALALGYVIGGLKKASKYVVIVEKLAGLLLILIGVLMLTGSLTSIVSFLTTIFPFLLKLG; from the coding sequence ATGCAAGAGTTGACATTATACGGTGTTTTTGTTGCAGGCTTGCTTACGTTTCTTTCCCCCTGTGTATTACCCCTTTTACCGGGGTATATCTCTTTCATTTCAGGGGAAAGTATAGATTGCCTGACCACGCAGGGATGTAAAGGGGCAAAATTAAAAGCTTTTTTTGGAGCTGTATTCTTTGGGTTGGGTTTCACACTTGTTTTTGTGGCACTGGGGGCATCCGCCACAAGTGTTGGTAAAATTCTAAATGACTATAGGATATATTTTGAGAAGGTGGCAGGGGTAATAGTTATTTTACTTGGAATCCATCTTATGGGACTATTCAGGATAAACCAACTACTTATCCAAAAAAAGTGGAATTACAAAAAGATAAATGCACCCTTCTTTGTGGAGGCATTTCTTTTGGGGGTGGCTTTCGTTTTGGGATGGACCCCCTGTGTTGGACCTATTCTTGCGGGGATTTTATCCCTTGCCGCCAAAGAAAACACTGTCTCCCAGGGTATTTTTATGCTTTTTATCTACTCACTTGGGCTGTGGATACCCTTTCTCATCTCGGCGTTAGCCTTGGGATACGTGATTGGTGGACTGAAAAAAGCTTCAAAATATGTTGTCATTGTTGAAAAATTAGCTGGATTACTTTTGATATTGATAGGTGTTCTCATGCTAACCGGTTCACTTACCTCGATCGTATCTTTTTTGACCACAATATTCCCCTTCCTGCTGAAGCTTGGATAA
- a CDS encoding TIGR04283 family arsenosugar biosynthesis glycosyltransferase, with the protein MKFSIIIPVYKEKNIIEKIDNLNNQLKGLDYEIIIVEGKDEWEKSPTEQNMEGEPSVYFTTSPKGRGIQLQKGAETATGDLLIFLHYDTKLDLNQIEDILKNYGRFDYGAFRLRIDGSKFFYRVIEFFVLLRSRVFKLPYGDQTIFIKKDILNSIGGVKKVPLFEDVELMIRCKKYKLTFYLSPLLSKTSDRRWRRKGAIKNSIKNIFLLLLYFIGVKEEKLYRIYYGN; encoded by the coding sequence ATGAAGTTTTCCATTATCATCCCCGTCTATAAAGAGAAAAATATAATAGAAAAGATAGATAATCTCAATAACCAGCTAAAAGGGTTAGATTATGAGATAATCATCGTGGAAGGGAAGGATGAGTGGGAAAAGTCACCCACAGAACAAAATATGGAAGGAGAGCCATCGGTCTATTTTACAACCTCTCCTAAAGGTAGAGGTATTCAACTGCAAAAAGGTGCAGAAACTGCCACCGGAGATCTTCTCATCTTTTTACATTATGATACAAAGTTAGATTTAAATCAGATTGAAGATATTCTGAAAAATTATGGGAGATTTGATTATGGTGCATTTAGACTCAGGATTGATGGCAGTAAATTCTTTTATCGAGTTATAGAATTTTTTGTATTATTAAGAAGTAGGGTTTTCAAACTACCCTATGGTGATCAGACGATTTTCATAAAAAAAGATATCCTAAACAGTATAGGTGGGGTAAAAAAAGTTCCATTGTTTGAGGATGTGGAGCTGATGATCCGTTGCAAAAAATACAAACTTACCTTCTACCTTTCACCTCTTTTATCAAAAACATCCGATAGAAGATGGAGAAGAAAAGGGGCTATAAAAAACTCAATAAAAAATATCTTCCTTTTACTACTTTACTTTATTGGTGTGAAAGAGGAAAAACTTTACCGTATCTACTACGGCAATTAA
- a CDS encoding TVP38/TMEM64 family protein, whose amino-acid sequence MRKLLLILTIITVSLLIKFSGFASYLTLENLQKYRYTLEYFVNNNYLLASFIYILIYIFVVMLSIPGASVMSLAGGYFFKFFPGILYINFAAVTGATLAFLVARYILGDFIQKRYTDKLKIFNEEMDKNGHLYLLTLRFIPIFPFFMVNIFAALSNVKLFTYIWTTAVGIFPASIVFTYAGKTLYNIRSVDEVISKEVFIAFVLLGILSQIPNLIKRISKSKNR is encoded by the coding sequence ATGAGAAAACTACTGCTTATTTTGACAATAATCACAGTTTCTCTTCTGATAAAGTTTTCAGGTTTTGCCAGTTATCTTACCCTTGAAAACCTGCAGAAGTACAGATACACCCTTGAATATTTCGTAAACAATAATTATCTTCTGGCAAGCTTCATTTATATTCTAATATATATATTTGTGGTAATGCTATCGATCCCTGGGGCATCGGTAATGAGCCTTGCTGGCGGATATTTTTTTAAATTTTTTCCGGGCATCCTGTATATAAATTTTGCAGCAGTGACAGGGGCTACTCTTGCATTTTTGGTAGCCAGATATATTCTGGGAGATTTCATACAGAAAAGGTATACTGACAAATTAAAGATTTTCAATGAAGAGATGGATAAAAATGGTCATCTTTACCTTTTAACATTGAGGTTTATACCTATTTTCCCATTTTTTATGGTAAACATCTTCGCAGCTCTGTCGAATGTAAAACTTTTCACCTACATCTGGACAACAGCCGTAGGGATATTCCCGGCATCTATAGTATTCACATATGCAGGAAAAACCCTTTATAACATCAGATCCGTCGATGAGGTGATCTCAAAAGAGGTATTCATAGCTTTTGTTCTACTCGGCATCCTCTCCCAAATACCGAATCTTATAAAACGAATAAGTAAATCTAAAAATAGATGA
- a CDS encoding TIGR04282 family arsenosugar biosynthesis glycosyltransferase, translated as MHISVNDKSLALFCRIPIKGTVKTRLAQEAGDDFAFRIYEILLKNTISQLECLKNLNPDIDISFYIADGTKELFQQYIENRVKTTIRNYSIHLQIGSDIGERMIQSFKELFEKGYKKVIIIGSDILGDLSYNITLGFEYLNKRSYVIGPSYDGGFYLIGSSNNFDPDLFEEIRWSSNQVFWKLKENLHKKLYSYWILEQLMDIDYYDDLKKAVKSGLLDMKILNEEYY; from the coding sequence CTGCATATTTCAGTAAATGATAAGTCACTTGCGCTATTTTGTAGAATACCGATCAAAGGTACGGTAAAAACGAGGCTGGCGCAGGAAGCCGGTGATGATTTTGCCTTTAGGATATATGAGATACTTTTAAAGAATACAATCTCCCAGCTTGAGTGTTTGAAGAATCTAAATCCCGATATCGATATCTCCTTTTACATTGCAGATGGTACAAAAGAACTATTCCAACAGTATATAGAAAACAGAGTCAAAACAACTATCCGTAATTATTCCATCCATTTGCAAATAGGTAGTGATATTGGGGAACGCATGATACAATCTTTTAAAGAGCTATTTGAAAAAGGATATAAAAAGGTCATAATTATCGGTAGCGACATTTTAGGGGATCTAAGTTATAATATCACATTGGGGTTTGAATATCTAAACAAGCGAAGTTATGTAATTGGCCCATCGTATGATGGAGGTTTTTATCTGATAGGTTCCTCCAATAATTTTGACCCTGATCTATTTGAGGAAATTAGATGGAGTAGCAATCAGGTGTTTTGGAAACTTAAAGAAAATCTCCACAAAAAGCTTTATAGCTATTGGATTCTTGAACAATTGATGGATATAGACTATTATGATGATTTAAAAAAAGCGGTGAAATCAGGATTATTAGACATGAAGATCTTAAACGAAGAGTACTACTGA
- a CDS encoding radical SAM protein produces the protein MYNVTDLIKKSLEGERLNAEEIVYLLSFSPDSPEGYEIIKAGALLSRKLSNNVAEVHGQFALNLAPCPADCKFCSFASINKVFTESKELSITEAINYALDFEKNSECSSIYIMTTANYDFGKFIEYSTEIKKHLKPETILIANIGDQPLNNAIRMKEAGFTGVYHAVRMGEGRDNKLTKNIRLKSIENFKSAGLLVGTCVEPIGLEHTMEEIAEKILIAADINPVFSGAMRRINIPGSELSKFPMVSELKMAQIVAVTRLATPHNVIGNCTHEPNPLGIFAGANLIWAESGANPRDIKEKTEESRGFSVARCADMLEDMGWNVLKGGSAYFSK, from the coding sequence TTGTATAACGTTACCGATCTGATAAAGAAGTCTTTAGAAGGTGAAAGACTTAATGCTGAAGAGATAGTCTACCTTCTTAGTTTTTCACCGGATTCACCGGAGGGCTACGAAATAATCAAAGCAGGAGCTCTTCTTTCAAGAAAATTATCAAACAACGTGGCGGAGGTACACGGACAGTTTGCTCTTAATCTCGCACCCTGCCCTGCGGACTGCAAATTCTGCTCATTTGCATCTATCAATAAGGTTTTTACTGAGTCCAAAGAATTGAGTATTACAGAGGCAATAAACTACGCCCTTGATTTTGAAAAAAATTCTGAATGCTCATCTATATATATAATGACTACAGCCAATTACGATTTTGGTAAATTTATAGAATATTCCACCGAAATAAAAAAACATTTAAAACCAGAGACAATACTAATAGCAAATATCGGTGATCAACCATTAAATAATGCCATAAGAATGAAAGAAGCAGGGTTTACCGGTGTATATCATGCAGTAAGAATGGGTGAAGGTAGAGACAATAAACTCACTAAAAATATCCGATTAAAATCAATTGAAAATTTCAAATCTGCAGGGCTTCTGGTGGGCACATGCGTGGAGCCGATAGGTTTGGAGCATACAATGGAGGAGATTGCGGAAAAAATACTGATCGCCGCAGATATAAATCCAGTTTTCAGTGGCGCCATGAGGAGAATAAATATACCGGGCAGTGAACTAAGTAAATTCCCAATGGTATCAGAGCTTAAAATGGCTCAGATCGTTGCCGTCACAAGACTTGCCACCCCCCACAATGTAATCGGTAACTGCACCCACGAACCCAATCCATTGGGTATCTTTGCCGGTGCAAACCTTATTTGGGCGGAAAGTGGGGCAAATCCAAGGGACATAAAAGAGAAAACCGAAGAAAGTAGAGGTTTTTCTGTGGCCAGATGTGCTGATATGCTGGAAGATATGGGTTGGAATGTATTGAAAGGAGGATCTGCATATTTCAGTAAATGA
- a CDS encoding C-GCAxxG-C-C family protein, translating into MNFQNLNRVKELSEKYFKEGLYCSEAVLKAFEDVTGYNFSEDFKRSMTILGEGIGESGCICGALSSAILIAGHFSGRTSADADRGYAQKIGKVIIDKFKSKYQTTCCKTLKKRSEIMFGIGQYRHCPEMTSFCAEMIYKLAIEEGWIKEE; encoded by the coding sequence ATGAATTTTCAGAACCTAAATAGGGTAAAAGAGCTTTCAGAAAAATATTTCAAAGAAGGGTTGTATTGTTCTGAGGCGGTTTTAAAAGCCTTTGAAGATGTCACCGGTTACAATTTTTCCGAAGATTTCAAAAGGTCAATGACAATTTTAGGTGAAGGGATTGGGGAGAGCGGATGCATCTGCGGAGCCCTCTCCTCGGCTATTTTAATAGCAGGTCATTTTTCCGGAAGAACTTCCGCGGATGCAGACAGAGGATATGCCCAAAAAATAGGTAAGGTTATCATAGACAAATTTAAATCTAAATATCAAACAACCTGTTGCAAGACACTTAAGAAAAGAAGTGAGATAATGTTTGGGATAGGCCAGTACAGACATTGTCCTGAAATGACATCCTTTTGCGCTGAGATGATTTATAAACTTGCCATAGAAGAAGGCTGGATAAAGGAGGAATAG
- a CDS encoding rhodanese-like domain-containing protein, with protein MKKLHLILFFALISIQAFAGLFSSYNYITGDELANWIKSKKQFIIVDIQPKKDFDDEHIVGAIPTYAFPAKKDEEKKRLDPVIEKIKQNNLPVIVVCPAGKTGAENAYNYIKSKGIDEKRLYILKGGMGSWTHNEFSEPK; from the coding sequence ATGAAAAAGCTACATTTAATTCTATTTTTTGCATTAATATCAATTCAAGCCTTTGCAGGACTTTTTTCCAGCTACAACTACATTACCGGCGATGAGCTGGCAAACTGGATTAAATCTAAAAAGCAGTTCATCATAGTTGATATCCAACCCAAAAAAGATTTTGATGATGAACATATTGTAGGGGCAATACCAACCTATGCATTCCCTGCTAAAAAGGATGAGGAGAAAAAAAGACTCGATCCGGTTATTGAAAAGATAAAACAGAACAATCTACCTGTGATAGTCGTTTGCCCCGCAGGAAAAACTGGAGCTGAAAATGCCTACAATTACATAAAAAGCAAAGGTATTGACGAAAAGAGACTTTACATACTAAAAGGTGGCATGGGGAGTTGGACTCACAATGAATTTTCAGAACCTAAATAG
- a CDS encoding LysR family transcriptional regulator gives MKIFLAVFTEKSITKASEKMNITQPTISEHIKNMEHIIGKKLFIRNGKEMKPTEFACEIFPGISDLINRYDKFLEHLDIKKESVDKLLLGSSSVPKIVILPIAIKNYQINHPGIRLIINISDSISIIEKVKKYEIPLGFVGTVIPDEKLTYEKIFEDELIIAGRKGLIQKKELEIEDLFKYKLISRDEGSGTRKEAESYLKKAGLSINKLHPTIITNDFDMYVDLIRNNDFFGFMSKFVAKKNNLSIHRLKNIELKRGIYAIYRNDIELPPEYNSFKNICKLI, from the coding sequence ATGAAGATATTTTTAGCAGTATTTACAGAAAAAAGTATCACAAAGGCGTCGGAGAAGATGAACATCACCCAGCCAACTATTAGCGAACATATAAAAAATATGGAACATATTATTGGTAAAAAGCTATTTATAAGAAATGGTAAAGAGATGAAACCAACAGAGTTTGCCTGCGAAATCTTTCCGGGCATCAGTGATCTAATAAACCGGTATGATAAATTTTTAGAGCATCTTGATATAAAAAAAGAGTCTGTTGACAAGCTCTTATTAGGAAGTAGCAGTGTACCGAAGATCGTTATTCTACCTATAGCAATCAAGAACTACCAGATCAACCATCCTGGTATAAGATTGATCATCAATATATCCGATTCCATAAGTATTATCGAAAAAGTTAAAAAGTATGAAATTCCCCTGGGTTTTGTGGGAACTGTTATTCCGGATGAGAAACTTACCTATGAAAAGATATTTGAAGATGAGCTTATAATAGCAGGCAGAAAGGGGTTAATCCAGAAAAAAGAATTGGAGATTGAGGATCTATTTAAATACAAATTAATATCAAGGGATGAGGGCTCTGGTACCAGAAAAGAAGCAGAATCTTATCTAAAAAAAGCTGGTTTATCAATTAATAAACTCCATCCTACCATCATTACAAATGACTTTGACATGTACGTTGATCTCATAAGAAATAACGACTTTTTTGGGTTTATGTCGAAATTTGTAGCCAAAAAAAATAATCTATCTATACACCGCCTTAAAAATATTGAACTAAAAAGAGGGATATATGCAATATATAGAAATGACATAGAACTTCCCCCAGAATATAATAGCTTTAAAAATATCTGCAAATTAATATAG
- a CDS encoding ATP-binding cassette domain-containing protein, producing the protein MDILRLQSLSFGYEDKRIIKDLTLHFKSNRFEAILGESGIGKTTLINLILGRLKPTGGEITKNFKKVGFVSQYDSLIENISVLKNIEYVSGDKDSSLEALKLVGLSNVAPLKARVLSKGMKKRVEIARALSINPDLIIMDEPFGNLDYFTKLNLVAGLKHFIKRINATFIYITHDIDEALIISDNITIFNTKPLQNNYMRLEGVDLLDKKSTKEEILKFISKGQIKLTP; encoded by the coding sequence ATGGATATTCTAAGATTACAATCACTTTCGTTTGGGTATGAAGATAAAAGGATCATTAAGGATCTCACCCTCCATTTCAAGTCAAACAGATTTGAAGCAATATTAGGTGAAAGTGGTATAGGGAAAACCACACTGATCAACTTAATCCTTGGTAGATTAAAGCCAACGGGCGGAGAGATAACTAAAAACTTCAAAAAGGTAGGTTTCGTCTCCCAGTATGATTCACTGATAGAAAATATATCGGTACTTAAAAATATAGAATATGTGTCCGGAGATAAAGATAGTTCATTAGAAGCGCTTAAGCTTGTGGGACTTTCAAACGTCGCCCCACTAAAAGCTCGGGTTTTGAGTAAAGGGATGAAGAAAAGGGTGGAGATTGCAAGGGCCTTAAGCATAAATCCCGATCTAATCATAATGGATGAGCCTTTTGGTAATTTAGACTACTTCACAAAATTAAACCTCGTGGCGGGGTTAAAACATTTCATAAAACGTATAAATGCCACATTCATATATATCACCCATGACATCGATGAGGCACTTATCATATCAGACAACATTACAATTTTTAATACAAAACCTTTGCAGAACAATTATATGAGGTTAGAAGGGGTAGATCTGCTTGATAAAAAGAGTACAAAAGAGGAGATTTTAAAATTTATTTCAAAAGGTCAGATAAAATTAACCCCATAG
- a CDS encoding ABC transporter permease, whose translation MKLKIFLVILFLLIWEVASFFTESYILPGPFHVLKVIYQSINYDLLKNTWSSLLRLLFGYTISIITALILAITAQKYDIIKRSVSIISSSALKVPNIAYLTFFMLFVGVGDYTVILTIVVTLIPTITLSFLSVFDQLNRHVIEISDIFRVPFYRRALFFYIPSLVESFSSILSLTFSLGFKLLIMAEFIAGTNGLGYRLVEKKVSFNMDEVMAYILIIVISGILAQKGLEIGFERIKRWIF comes from the coding sequence ATGAAGTTAAAGATTTTTCTGGTGATCCTGTTTCTTTTGATCTGGGAGGTTGCTTCATTTTTTACCGAAAGCTACATCCTCCCGGGTCCTTTTCATGTATTAAAAGTAATCTACCAATCCATTAATTATGACCTTTTAAAAAATACCTGGAGTAGTCTCCTGAGGCTACTCTTCGGCTATACTATTTCAATAATTACGGCACTTATACTTGCGATTACTGCACAAAAATATGACATCATAAAAAGATCAGTATCAATAATATCATCTTCCGCTTTAAAGGTACCGAATATCGCTTATCTTACCTTCTTCATGCTTTTTGTGGGGGTTGGTGATTATACCGTTATCCTGACTATCGTTGTGACATTGATCCCCACAATAACGTTATCTTTTCTTTCTGTTTTTGACCAGCTAAATAGACATGTAATAGAGATTTCTGATATATTTAGAGTACCATTTTATAGAAGAGCCCTTTTCTTTTACATCCCATCCCTTGTGGAAAGTTTTTCTTCGATACTAAGCCTTACATTCTCTCTGGGATTTAAATTACTCATAATGGCGGAATTCATAGCTGGCACAAACGGACTTGGATACAGACTCGTGGAAAAAAAGGTAAGCTTCAATATGGACGAAGTGATGGCTTACATCTTAATCATAGTTATCTCAGGAATATTAGCACAAAAGGGATTAGAAATCGGATTTGAGAGAATAAAACGATGGATATTCTAA
- a CDS encoding ABC transporter substrate-binding protein codes for MKRGVFAIFFTLFFTIFAYGSTITIGSLPNPNVVVAFVMKDKNFAEIQFVPVMGDVSTMVGLMKSRKVDAVFVNYEAAQKLAKDFNWVYAGSSISRAVHIITTEPIKDKSDLERFNIVGSFRGGSPDILFKKLNIKKEPLFTDLNIAVQLFLKGEYNAIFLPEPHVSNVILKMKKLNKNYYVYDILSLYPTPYRYPINALLAKDVETQRKLVEATKKAVEFIENNPDEATKIFNSNFKNYFNMEFPSAALEEAIKNKRLKFEYFEYKE; via the coding sequence ATGAAAAGAGGTGTTTTTGCAATCTTTTTTACACTGTTTTTTACCATTTTTGCCTATGGTTCCACAATCACGATTGGATCACTTCCAAACCCCAATGTGGTAGTCGCTTTTGTTATGAAGGACAAAAACTTCGCAGAGATCCAATTTGTGCCTGTTATGGGTGATGTTTCAACGATGGTGGGGCTGATGAAATCTCGTAAAGTGGATGCGGTATTTGTAAATTACGAAGCTGCACAAAAATTGGCAAAAGATTTCAATTGGGTATATGCCGGTTCCTCCATTAGCAGGGCGGTTCATATTATCACCACAGAGCCGATCAAAGACAAGTCTGATCTGGAAAGATTTAACATCGTCGGTTCCTTTAGAGGTGGCTCACCGGATATCCTCTTTAAAAAGCTCAACATTAAAAAAGAACCCCTTTTCACCGATTTAAATATAGCTGTTCAGCTATTTCTTAAAGGTGAATACAATGCCATATTTCTGCCGGAACCCCATGTAAGCAACGTAATACTGAAAATGAAAAAATTGAATAAAAATTATTACGTTTACGATATCCTCTCTCTGTACCCTACCCCTTATAGATATCCAATAAATGCCCTGTTAGCAAAAGATGTGGAAACTCAAAGAAAATTAGTTGAAGCAACTAAGAAGGCAGTGGAGTTTATCGAAAACAATCCTGATGAGGCTACAAAAATATTTAACAGCAACTTTAAAAATTATTTCAATATGGAATTTCCATCCGCAGCACTGGAGGAAGCGATAAAAAATAAAAGACTGAAATTTGAATATTTTGAATACAAAGAATGA